Proteins co-encoded in one Symmachiella macrocystis genomic window:
- a CDS encoding creatininase family protein — protein sequence MPSRAETEYRYEKLTWPEINDAVDLGKVCIIPVGAVEQHGPHLPLDVDLVCPGGVAQGAGQEMTDKILVLPTIPYGYTGHVMDFPGTINTHYETFIRQVLDVTKSLAYHGFKKIILLNGHGSNMPNLDLAARRTNLETDAECVLAAWWQLLTVDPEFIPSWRESKFPGGCAHAGELETSMYLYLDGDNVRKDLIKSGVISFNEEESPFNWVDVFSAGPATLVSWTSSYSDTGVLGEAELATAEKGERVYREAVKQLCAFVNYFGPRPKDQRGRHQRHAPSMPIPWGQRPIED from the coding sequence ATGCCCAGCCGCGCTGAAACCGAGTACCGCTACGAAAAATTGACCTGGCCCGAAATCAATGATGCGGTCGATCTCGGCAAGGTCTGTATCATTCCCGTAGGTGCGGTCGAACAGCATGGTCCGCATTTGCCGTTGGACGTTGATTTGGTCTGTCCCGGCGGCGTTGCTCAGGGTGCCGGGCAAGAAATGACGGATAAAATTCTGGTCCTGCCCACGATCCCCTATGGCTACACCGGGCATGTGATGGATTTTCCCGGAACGATCAACACGCACTACGAGACGTTCATCCGCCAAGTGCTCGACGTTACGAAGTCGTTGGCGTACCACGGCTTTAAGAAGATCATTCTGCTCAACGGGCATGGTTCGAATATGCCCAACTTGGATCTCGCGGCGCGGCGCACCAATCTGGAAACCGATGCGGAATGCGTGTTGGCGGCTTGGTGGCAACTACTCACAGTCGATCCGGAGTTCATTCCCAGTTGGCGGGAAAGCAAATTCCCCGGAGGTTGTGCGCATGCGGGCGAACTTGAGACGTCGATGTATCTGTATCTGGACGGCGACAATGTTCGCAAGGATTTGATCAAAAGCGGCGTGATCTCTTTCAACGAAGAGGAGAGCCCTTTCAACTGGGTTGATGTCTTCTCCGCTGGCCCGGCGACGCTCGTTTCCTGGACGAGCAGTTACTCCGATACGGGCGTGTTGGGCGAAGCGGAATTGGCCACTGCGGAAAAAGGGGAGCGCGTGTATCGCGAAGCGGTCAAACAACTCTGCGCTTTCGTGAACTACTTCGGCCCGCG